The following are encoded together in the Pleurocapsa sp. FMAR1 genome:
- a CDS encoding DUF2232 domain-containing protein, with protein MSTEDHKNSSFDAAKQADDEINWVDQEDSALPQSERLKSSQSKTKQVKTPTNTIVMVETAFLASAASLVWLINFYFPVGPVLKVFFPIPIALIYLRRGNRASWMAAVVSGLLLLVLMGPTRSIIFLMPYGLMGVLLGACWQRQVSWLVSIVFGAAIGSLGIFFRFWLTSILVGENLWIYVITQITQIADWLFLKLGILAEPNFVLIQALAFGLIIVNNLVYLFAVHLVALMLLDRLDNPISRPPEWVRVLLDY; from the coding sequence ATGTCTACAGAAGACCATAAAAACTCATCATTTGATGCTGCCAAACAAGCTGATGATGAGATTAACTGGGTCGATCAAGAGGATTCTGCGCTACCTCAATCTGAGAGATTAAAATCTTCCCAGTCAAAAACTAAGCAGGTAAAAACTCCGACCAACACTATCGTCATGGTAGAAACTGCCTTCTTAGCTAGCGCAGCTAGTTTAGTGTGGTTAATTAATTTTTATTTTCCTGTTGGACCTGTTTTAAAAGTTTTCTTTCCTATTCCTATTGCTTTGATTTATTTAAGACGGGGTAATCGCGCTTCTTGGATGGCAGCAGTTGTTTCAGGGTTATTACTCTTAGTCTTGATGGGCCCTACTCGTAGCATTATTTTTTTAATGCCTTATGGTTTGATGGGTGTGCTATTAGGAGCTTGTTGGCAGCGTCAGGTAAGTTGGTTAGTCTCGATTGTTTTTGGTGCAGCTATTGGCTCATTGGGGATATTTTTTCGCTTTTGGCTGACTTCAATACTTGTAGGAGAAAATCTTTGGATATATGTAATTACCCAAATTACACAAATAGCGGACTGGCTATTTTTAAAACTAGGGATTTTGGCTGAGCCTAATTTTGTTTTGATTCAAGCGTTAGCTTTTGGCTTAATTATAGTTAACAATCTGGTTTATTTGTTTGCCGTTCATTTGGTAGCCTTAATGCTGCTAGATCGTCTTGATAATCCTATTTCTCGCCCTCCTGAATGGGTTAGAGTGTTACTAGATTATTAA
- a CDS encoding mechanosensitive ion channel family protein: MTEIINTIVRALLKLLDQGIAALPGVMSALIVLFLTKYAVQVVLKLADETGRRTIKSTSLQLLLRKICRIGVWTIGILLACILAVPGFSLGDIVATLGIGSVAVGFAFQDIFKNFLAGIILLVEEPFRIGDEVEINDYQGKVENISIRTTKIRTYTGEKILLPNSTVFTDAVKVVTAYPFRRTDLAVGVDYNSSLPEAARILEQTIKSVSGVIEDPAPEIDIVNFNDSSIDFMVHYWTGSSKKQLRNVQTIAMIAIKKALDDADINIPYPIRTVYHYDQEKYNDYFPDRHVQQNN; this comes from the coding sequence ATGACTGAGATTATCAATACTATTGTCAGAGCTCTGCTGAAATTACTAGATCAGGGTATCGCAGCTTTGCCAGGTGTAATGTCGGCTTTGATCGTTTTGTTTTTGACTAAATATGCAGTGCAGGTAGTCCTAAAACTTGCCGACGAAACGGGTAGACGCACGATTAAAAGTACTTCTTTACAGTTGTTACTCAGAAAAATTTGTCGTATTGGCGTGTGGACAATTGGTATTTTGCTTGCCTGCATCTTAGCTGTTCCTGGATTTAGCTTGGGAGATATTGTCGCTACTTTAGGTATAGGTTCAGTAGCTGTTGGTTTTGCCTTCCAAGATATATTTAAAAACTTTTTGGCAGGGATTATTTTATTGGTCGAAGAGCCATTTAGGATTGGAGATGAAGTAGAGATTAATGACTACCAAGGAAAAGTAGAAAACATTAGTATTCGCACTACTAAAATTCGCACCTATACTGGAGAAAAAATTTTACTGCCCAACTCTACCGTGTTTACTGATGCGGTAAAAGTAGTTACAGCCTATCCTTTTCGGAGAACGGATTTGGCTGTGGGGGTGGACTACAATTCTTCTTTGCCAGAGGCTGCTAGAATCTTAGAACAAACTATCAAAAGTGTTTCTGGAGTAATAGAAGACCCTGCACCTGAGATTGATATAGTCAATTTTAATGACAGTTCTATTGATTTTATGGTGCATTACTGGACAGGTTCTTCCAAAAAGCAGCTACGCAACGTGCAAACTATAGCAATGATCGCCATTAAAAAAGCTTTGGATGATGCTGACATCAATATTCCTTACCCTATTCGCACCGTCTATCATTACGACCAGGAAAAATATAATGATTATTTTCCCGATCGCCATGTTCAACAAAATAATTAG
- the cobT gene encoding nicotinate mononucleotide-dependent phosphoribosyltransferase CobT translates to MIHVYSQLRSGINWLRQYQHKKPCFACILGFTATGLIPGISAAGATPQEREYTAIADAEFLAKGVQKNYQHPLPILTAGASPTFISRAVVEALNIPTYIFNAGLPHQPTVNTIDLHGVPAACVASGQALPLEKVDHLFKKGQEWGEKLANTTDYLIIGECVVGGTTTALALLTALGIEAKGMVNSSHPHCNHAQKWSVVQTGLDRAGLLNQFNDPFTVVAAVGDPMQIVAAGMALSASRRVGVMLAGGTQMLAVYALIKAIAKQNNISTRLSQIVVGTTRWVAEDPTGNTVELAKTIGGVPLLATGLNFATSGYPSFRAYEQGYVKEGVGAGGCAIAAHLSQNWTSTQLLTIIETLFARYRYSRMNSVGQ, encoded by the coding sequence ATGATTCATGTTTATTCTCAGCTACGCTCAGGAATTAATTGGTTAAGACAATATCAGCACAAAAAGCCTTGTTTCGCCTGTATTTTAGGCTTTACCGCCACGGGACTAATTCCTGGTATTTCCGCTGCGGGTGCAACGCCACAAGAGCGGGAGTATACAGCGATCGCTGATGCTGAATTTTTGGCTAAAGGAGTACAAAAGAATTATCAACATCCTTTACCTATACTAACGGCAGGAGCGTCTCCGACCTTTATTTCTCGTGCAGTAGTAGAAGCATTAAACATACCAACCTATATTTTTAATGCTGGTTTGCCCCATCAGCCGACGGTAAATACGATTGATCTTCACGGAGTTCCTGCTGCTTGCGTTGCTTCTGGTCAAGCTTTACCTCTTGAAAAGGTCGATCACCTATTTAAAAAGGGTCAGGAGTGGGGCGAAAAACTAGCTAATACAACTGATTATTTGATTATTGGTGAATGTGTTGTCGGTGGCACAACCACGGCACTGGCTCTATTAACGGCTTTAGGAATAGAGGCAAAGGGAATGGTTAATAGTAGTCATCCTCACTGTAATCATGCTCAAAAATGGTCTGTAGTGCAAACTGGCTTGGATAGAGCAGGTTTATTAAATCAGTTTAACGATCCTTTTACAGTCGTAGCAGCAGTGGGCGATCCCATGCAGATTGTGGCAGCAGGAATGGCACTTTCGGCTAGTCGTCGAGTGGGAGTGATGCTGGCAGGTGGAACACAAATGTTAGCGGTATATGCTCTAATTAAAGCGATCGCTAAACAAAATAACATATCAACTCGACTGTCTCAAATTGTAGTGGGTACAACTCGCTGGGTAGCAGAAGATCCCACAGGCAATACAGTCGAGTTGGCTAAAACTATCGGTGGAGTCCCCCTATTAGCTACTGGGTTAAATTTTGCCACTTCTGGTTACCCTAGTTTTCGTGCTTATGAACAAGGATATGTCAAAGAAGGTGTTGGGGCTGGTGGTTGCGCGATCGCTGCTCACCTCTCACAAAACTGGACTTCTACTCAGTTGCTTACCATTATTGAAACCTTATTTGCTCGTTATCGCTACTCAAGAATGAATTCTGTAGGTCAATAA
- a CDS encoding DUF1206 domain-containing protein codes for MEQSEAVNKEERESILSQVEAKLSQYHSASTSKRSNSEIVSNPFLRQYILLGFAAKGVVYFLIGILAIEAAILPEKKAAGTYNALEHLSRQPLGSVLLCLLSVALLGYVIRRLLQAIIYPGHAANFSYKGILQRTGYIISSLSYAGIAYSALNVVFRLGKYDDKIKHSVEKLFEQPIIGEAIVLMAGIAVTGVGIAYCQGAYTGSYISKFTSANMDHRLEYCARLMGKIGIAARGIAFIVTGGCLILASVASNSDLAGGLQHAFRLLAAQPLGWLWLGLIGSGFIAYGIYMLIAARYRFYTIR; via the coding sequence ATGGAGCAGTCTGAGGCAGTGAATAAAGAAGAGCGAGAAAGTATATTATCTCAAGTAGAAGCAAAATTATCTCAGTATCATTCTGCCTCAACATCAAAAAGATCAAATTCAGAAATAGTCTCTAATCCTTTCTTAAGACAGTACATTTTATTAGGATTTGCTGCCAAAGGAGTTGTTTACTTTTTGATTGGCATCCTAGCGATTGAAGCTGCAATCTTACCAGAAAAAAAGGCAGCAGGAACCTACAATGCTTTAGAACACCTATCCAGACAGCCTTTAGGCAGCGTACTTTTGTGCCTCTTGTCAGTTGCCTTGCTTGGCTACGTAATACGTCGATTACTTCAGGCAATAATTTATCCTGGACACGCTGCAAATTTTAGTTATAAAGGCATATTACAAAGAACGGGCTATATCATAAGTAGCCTGAGTTATGCTGGGATAGCTTATTCAGCGTTGAACGTAGTCTTTAGATTGGGAAAATATGACGATAAAATTAAGCACTCGGTAGAAAAGTTATTTGAGCAGCCAATTATAGGAGAAGCTATAGTTTTGATGGCAGGAATTGCCGTAACTGGCGTGGGAATTGCCTATTGTCAGGGTGCTTATACTGGTTCGTATATTAGTAAATTCACCTCAGCTAATATGGATCATCGATTAGAATACTGTGCCAGGCTGATGGGAAAAATTGGCATAGCAGCCAGAGGTATTGCTTTTATAGTTACTGGTGGTTGTTTGATTCTCGCTTCGGTTGCATCTAATTCCGACTTGGCAGGAGGGCTGCAACACGCTTTTCGGCTTTTAGCAGCACAACCTTTAGGCTGGTTATGGTTAGGATTAATTGGCAGTGGATTTATTGCCTACGGAATATATATGTTAATTGCTGCTAGATATCGGTTTTATACTATTAGGTAA
- a CDS encoding Crp/Fnr family transcriptional regulator — MEDQSRYLESNINLEELMALVPFMSDLPEDSIQKIAGHFVTISHPANQVLLLENDWGGSVYFILEGWVKIRTYNLDGKEVTLNIIGRGEIFGEMAAMDKMPRSTDAITLTKTLIGRIPAEDFVSLINNEPMAGVRLVQLMAKRLRQVNRRLQLREANSISRVADAILFLVEGQGTEGEKGTEIPNLPHREISSLSGLARETVTRVLTKLEKKGLIQRDADSMRIPDLPALEDTIC, encoded by the coding sequence ATGGAAGACCAATCCCGTTATCTAGAATCTAATATCAATCTTGAAGAACTAATGGCTTTAGTTCCTTTTATGTCTGATTTGCCAGAAGACAGCATACAAAAAATTGCTGGTCATTTTGTGACCATATCTCATCCAGCTAATCAGGTACTCTTACTCGAAAATGATTGGGGTGGCTCAGTCTATTTTATTTTGGAGGGATGGGTGAAAATTCGTACCTACAATCTTGACGGCAAAGAAGTGACCCTTAATATCATTGGCAGAGGCGAAATTTTTGGAGAAATGGCTGCCATGGATAAAATGCCGCGCTCGACTGATGCTATTACCTTGACCAAGACTCTGATTGGTAGAATACCAGCAGAAGATTTTGTCAGTTTAATCAACAACGAGCCTATGGCTGGAGTTCGCTTAGTTCAGTTAATGGCAAAGCGTCTACGCCAAGTTAACCGCAGACTTCAACTAAGAGAGGCAAACAGCATTTCTAGAGTTGCCGACGCAATTTTGTTTTTGGTTGAAGGACAGGGTACAGAAGGGGAAAAAGGCACAGAAATACCTAACTTACCTCATCGAGAAATTAGCAGTCTAAGCGGATTAGCTAGGGAAACCGTCACTAGAGTCTTGACTAAGCTAGAAAAAAAAGGCTTGATTCAAAGAGATGCTGACTCGATGCGTATTCCCGATTTGCCTGCTCTAGAAGACACTATCTGCTAA
- a CDS encoding calcium-binding protein, translating into MSSVISSIDSAVADFVADGLELIGTKGFDALVGSNKGDLIKGLSAPDFLRGAAGNDLIDGGLGGDFVEAGEGNDIVLGQGGSDVIFTGGENDLVDGGEGNDVIFGEGGDDYLYGSFGDDTILGGDGQDTINGGLGNDLIFGNAGDDLFEFDAQNFDGTFINRVGDFTLDEDSLVIKGTSDADEISFDSKNGLISIDGEVAINLNTIGDSTDMDMEKNDDGDFELM; encoded by the coding sequence ATGTCCTCAGTTATTAGTTCTATAGACTCAGCCGTCGCTGATTTTGTAGCTGATGGTTTAGAGTTAATTGGAACAAAGGGATTTGATGCATTAGTAGGTTCAAATAAAGGCGATTTAATTAAAGGACTTAGCGCACCTGATTTTTTACGTGGTGCTGCTGGAAACGACTTAATTGATGGCGGACTTGGTGGAGATTTTGTTGAGGCGGGTGAGGGGAACGATATTGTTCTTGGTCAAGGTGGAAGTGATGTTATTTTTACTGGTGGAGAAAATGATTTAGTTGATGGTGGTGAAGGCAACGACGTTATCTTTGGTGAAGGTGGCGACGATTATCTCTATGGCAGTTTCGGTGATGACACCATTTTAGGTGGTGACGGTCAAGATACTATTAATGGTGGTCTTGGCAATGATCTGATCTTTGGTAATGCTGGAGATGATCTATTTGAATTTGATGCTCAAAACTTTGATGGCACCTTTATTAATAGAGTTGGAGACTTTACTTTAGATGAAGATAGCCTAGTTATCAAAGGTACAAGTGATGCTGATGAAATATCTTTCGATTCTAAAAATGGCTTAATATCTATTGACGGCGAAGTTGCAATTAATCTCAATACTATTGGTGATTCTACGGACATGGACATGGAGAAAAATGATGATGGTGATTTTGAATTAATGTAA
- a CDS encoding M16 family metallopeptidase, producing the protein MSRRLISWLSLGLVTIFLSFAIRLPAIADTPKHYTELKFSTPPEIQIPDYERYELDNGMVVYLMEDRDLPLINGTALIRTGSRFEPANKVGLASLTGTVMRSGGTENHLAAELNLILEQKAASVETSIGDTSGSASFNTLTEDLDTVFSLFAEVLRQPAFAAEQFAIAKKQEEGGIARRNDDPQSIASREFDKLIYGATSPYARTEEYAILANISRPDVVNFYQNYVRPQSIILGIVGDFDSARMIERVQSAFGDWQVDTSLPALEAPAATQEEDRGIFVVDRPKATQSNVLMGHIGGQFNSPDYPALSVLNGVLNGFGGRLFNEVRSRQGLAYSVYGSWSPSYDYDGLFIAGGQTQTNNTVPFIKAIVSEIKKLRNSLVTEKELANAKESILNSFVFNFENPSQTLSRLIRYEYFDYPEDFIFEYQDKVQNTNEEDILKVAQKYLQPNQIVTLVVGNRQAMKPPLSSLEQEINLVDVTIPRLGQS; encoded by the coding sequence ATGAGCAGAAGACTAATTTCTTGGTTAAGTTTAGGGTTAGTGACAATTTTTTTATCATTTGCGATTCGGCTTCCAGCGATCGCCGATACTCCTAAACACTATACAGAATTAAAATTTTCAACCCCGCCAGAAATTCAGATTCCCGATTATGAACGTTATGAATTAGATAATGGCATGGTGGTTTATCTTATGGAAGATCGAGATTTACCCCTAATTAATGGTACGGCTTTAATTCGCACTGGATCTCGCTTTGAACCTGCCAATAAAGTCGGTTTGGCAAGCCTAACAGGGACTGTAATGCGTAGTGGCGGTACAGAAAATCATCTCGCAGCCGAGTTAAATCTAATCTTAGAACAAAAAGCAGCTAGCGTCGAAACTAGTATTGGCGATACTTCAGGTAGTGCCAGCTTTAATACCCTCACTGAAGATTTAGACACAGTTTTCTCTCTATTTGCCGAAGTATTGCGTCAACCAGCTTTTGCTGCCGAGCAATTTGCGATCGCCAAAAAACAGGAAGAAGGAGGAATTGCCCGCCGCAATGACGATCCTCAAAGTATCGCCAGTCGTGAATTTGACAAGCTAATTTATGGTGCAACTAGCCCCTATGCTCGAACTGAAGAATATGCTATTTTGGCAAATATTTCTCGCCCAGATGTAGTTAACTTTTATCAAAACTATGTTCGTCCCCAGAGCATAATTTTAGGTATAGTCGGGGACTTTGATTCCGCTCGGATGATCGAAAGAGTGCAGTCTGCTTTTGGTGATTGGCAGGTTGATACTTCTCTACCAGCTTTAGAAGCACCCGCAGCAACCCAAGAAGAAGATCGGGGTATTTTTGTGGTAGATCGCCCCAAGGCAACTCAGAGCAATGTTTTAATGGGTCATATTGGAGGGCAGTTTAACAGCCCAGATTATCCAGCATTAAGCGTTTTAAATGGCGTTTTAAACGGTTTTGGAGGACGCTTATTTAACGAAGTGCGATCGCGTCAGGGTTTGGCATACAGCGTATACGGATCTTGGAGTCCTAGCTATGACTATGACGGTTTATTTATTGCAGGAGGACAAACTCAAACCAATAATACTGTTCCTTTTATTAAAGCTATTGTCAGTGAGATCAAAAAGCTACGTAATAGTTTAGTTACAGAAAAAGAATTAGCAAATGCCAAAGAATCAATTCTTAACTCTTTTGTGTTTAACTTTGAGAATCCTAGTCAGACCCTTTCTCGTCTGATTCGTTACGAATACTTTGATTATCCAGAAGATTTTATCTTTGAATATCAGGACAAGGTGCAAAATACAAATGAAGAAGATATTTTAAAGGTGGCTCAAAAATATCTTCAACCAAATCAGATAGTTACTTTAGTAGTAGGTAATCGTCAGGCAATGAAACCACCTTTAAGTAGCCTAGAACAAGAAATAAATCTGGTAGATGTTACTATTCCTCGACTAGGACAAAGTTAA
- a CDS encoding RecQ family ATP-dependent DNA helicase, whose product MKEEEKINRDINHEAIKEKFKQVWGYDDFRSPQGEIIHTLLAGRDALVILPTGGGKSVCFQLPALLQTGLTLVVSPLVALMENQVNQLKHLGLSGALLHSELSRSEKQRTLQAIEQQKLSLLYLSPETLLSIPVWKIISQPKVKITGIILDEVHCLTQWGTTFRPAYRRLGAVRRSLLKSKPTGTKIAIAAFTATADPQAQQEIIKALELKQPETFLVSPYRSNLSLNIKTVWTPKGRKQKMLQFIQAKQKRSGLVYVRSRQDSQALATWFQSLSYSVAAYHAGLITTERRKIEQDWISGKIQFVICTSAFGMGIDKPDVAFVVHHHAPELLAEYIQEVGRGGRNGQPAEALTLISEPTSLLNPEDKQRSQFFNRKLEQQYRASQQLIKHLPSKGEVAKIKEQFPQGEIALGILHSLGLIIWQDPFHYCKRSSNLAIESLAANQKHHQSQMQQYLKTKQCLWRYLLQAFGFEREAQGFRCGNCGNCRR is encoded by the coding sequence ATGAAAGAGGAAGAGAAAATAAACAGAGATATTAATCACGAGGCTATTAAAGAGAAGTTTAAACAAGTTTGGGGATATGATGACTTTAGATCGCCTCAAGGAGAGATTATACATACTCTTTTGGCTGGTCGAGATGCTCTAGTTATTTTGCCCACTGGTGGAGGCAAATCAGTTTGCTTTCAGTTACCTGCGCTGTTGCAAACAGGTTTAACCCTAGTAGTTTCTCCTTTAGTTGCCTTAATGGAAAATCAGGTTAACCAGTTAAAACATCTGGGACTATCTGGGGCATTGTTACACAGTGAGTTGTCTAGAAGTGAAAAGCAAAGAACTTTACAAGCAATCGAACAGCAAAAACTAAGCCTTTTGTATTTATCTCCTGAAACTTTATTGAGTATTCCAGTTTGGAAAATTATCTCCCAACCAAAAGTTAAAATTACGGGGATAATCTTAGATGAGGTACATTGCTTGACCCAGTGGGGAACTACTTTTCGCCCTGCTTATCGTCGTTTGGGGGCGGTGCGCCGTAGCCTATTAAAATCTAAACCGACTGGCACAAAAATTGCGATCGCAGCTTTTACCGCTACAGCCGATCCTCAAGCACAGCAAGAGATTATTAAAGCTTTGGAGTTAAAGCAGCCTGAGACTTTTTTAGTTAGTCCTTACCGATCTAATCTCAGTTTGAACATTAAAACGGTTTGGACACCCAAAGGCAGAAAGCAAAAGATGTTGCAGTTTATTCAAGCTAAACAAAAGCGATCGGGTTTAGTATATGTTCGCTCTCGTCAAGATAGCCAAGCTTTGGCAACATGGTTTCAATCTTTGAGTTATTCTGTTGCTGCATACCATGCAGGGTTAATTACGACAGAAAGAAGAAAAATTGAACAAGACTGGATCTCAGGCAAAATTCAGTTTGTAATTTGCACCTCGGCTTTTGGCATGGGGATCGATAAACCCGACGTAGCTTTTGTGGTTCATCATCATGCACCTGAATTATTAGCTGAATATATCCAAGAAGTCGGCAGAGGTGGTAGAAACGGTCAACCAGCCGAGGCTTTGACCCTAATCAGTGAACCTACTAGCTTATTAAATCCTGAAGATAAGCAGCGAAGTCAGTTTTTCAACCGTAAATTAGAACAACAGTATCGCGCCTCACAGCAGCTAATTAAACACCTACCCAGTAAAGGGGAGGTTGCCAAAATTAAAGAACAGTTTCCCCAAGGAGAAATTGCTCTGGGCATTTTACACAGCTTGGGTTTAATAATTTGGCAAGACCCATTTCATTACTGTAAACGCTCATCTAATTTAGCCATCGAAAGCTTGGCTGCCAATCAAAAACATCACCAAAGTCAGATGCAGCAATATCTAAAAACTAAGCAATGTCTTTGGCGCTATTTGTTACAGGCTTTTGGATTTGAGCGAGAAGCGCAAGGGTTTAGATGTGGTAATTGTGGTAACTGTCGCCGATAA
- a CDS encoding extracellular solute-binding protein, which yields MNYQLSRRSFIHATTFIALTQAISGCSNSKADFKIFFLENSIPPQLIKDFHQAINNQAKINFQPQAQLEQIFDSLLNLHQGKESDADKRKLFDQILSKPVIYPSLTTLGDFWLSSAIKQNLIQPLTTKDLASWQKLPAIWQKIVQRNDQGNLAADGQIWGAPYRWGSTVIAYQSKKLDKMGVTIKNWSDLWQPELGDRLSLLDSPRETIGLTLKKLGHSYNTENIDSIPELETELLALHKQTKLYSSDHYLEPLILGDTWVAVAWSTDILPLLKRYPDIKLVIPASGASLWTDIWIKPQVSKLINNNNSFKTIAEWIDFCWQPKAAEQISLFTDGISPILSTIKPEELPSDLRDNLLSNSQVLNSPKSEFLLPLSAKTEQQYRDLWLKIRQSAEKE from the coding sequence ATGAATTATCAGCTATCTCGACGTTCTTTTATCCACGCTACTACTTTTATAGCTTTAACTCAGGCAATATCAGGATGTAGCAATTCCAAAGCAGATTTCAAAATATTTTTTCTCGAAAATTCTATTCCGCCACAGTTAATTAAAGACTTTCATCAGGCAATTAATAACCAGGCAAAAATAAATTTTCAACCTCAAGCTCAACTAGAACAAATTTTTGATTCACTTTTAAATTTGCATCAGGGCAAAGAGTCAGATGCAGACAAAAGAAAGCTATTCGATCAAATTCTCAGCAAACCTGTAATCTATCCTAGTTTGACTACTCTGGGAGATTTCTGGCTATCTTCAGCAATCAAGCAAAATCTGATTCAACCTTTAACAACCAAGGACTTAGCTAGCTGGCAAAAATTACCCGCTATTTGGCAAAAAATAGTTCAACGCAATGACCAGGGAAACTTAGCTGCTGATGGTCAAATTTGGGGCGCACCTTATCGTTGGGGAAGCACGGTAATTGCCTATCAAAGTAAAAAGCTAGACAAAATGGGTGTAACAATTAAAAATTGGAGCGATCTGTGGCAACCAGAATTAGGCGATCGCCTTTCTCTCTTGGACTCTCCCAGAGAAACTATTGGTTTGACTTTGAAAAAACTAGGGCATTCTTACAATACCGAAAATATAGACTCTATACCCGAACTAGAAACAGAGTTATTAGCATTACACAAACAAACAAAATTATACAGTTCAGATCATTATTTAGAACCATTAATATTAGGTGATACCTGGGTAGCTGTTGCTTGGTCTACGGATATACTTCCTTTGCTTAAACGTTATCCCGATATCAAGTTAGTGATTCCCGCCTCTGGAGCTTCTTTATGGACAGATATTTGGATAAAACCTCAAGTATCAAAACTAATAAATAATAACAATTCTTTTAAAACCATTGCCGAATGGATTGACTTTTGTTGGCAACCAAAAGCAGCAGAACAAATATCTTTATTTACTGATGGAATTTCACCAATTTTGTCGACAATCAAACCAGAAGAACTACCTTCAGATTTGAGAGATAATCTGCTGTCAAATTCTCAAGTCTTAAATTCGCCAAAGAGCGAGTTTTTATTACCTTTGTCGGCAAAAACAGAACAACAATATCGAGATTTATGGCTTAAAATTCGGCAATCGGCAGAGAAGGAATGA